The following proteins come from a genomic window of Larimichthys crocea isolate SSNF chromosome III, L_crocea_2.0, whole genome shotgun sequence:
- the foxb2 gene encoding forkhead box protein B2, with translation MPRPGKNSYSDQKPPYSYISLTAMAIQNSTEKMLPLSDIYKFIMDRFPYYRENTQRWQNSLRHNLSFNDCFIKIPRRPDQPGKGSFWALHPDCGDMFENGSFLRRRKRFKVLRAEHMACKSSPMMHYFHHHHHHPGGKLGTASSHHDHSAGPASTVGRLPHFQGYGGITCAQPGGFKHPFAIENIIGRDYKGVMASGLPLTSVMHHLGYPVPPQLSSVVNSMWPHVGMLSESMGGVPVPASSEYAPFSMSAKGLYHNANGQTLPAVPVPIKPTPSLGPVPGLTGLQSGPTQLCSPASVMEKSDLLEGKGNPLHPALLLS, from the coding sequence ATGCCTCGTCCTGGGAAGAACTCTTACAGCGACCAGAAGCCTCCATACTCCTACATATCACTGACAGCGATGGCTATCCAGAACTCAACCGAAAAGATGCTGCCTCTGAGTGACATTTATAAGTTCATCATGGACCGCTTTCCGTATTATCGAGAGAATACCCAAAGGTGGCAGAATTCCCTGCGACACAACCTCTCTTTTAACGACTGCTTCATCAAGATCCCTCGGCGGCCTGATCAGCCAGGGAAAGGCAGCTTCTGGGCTCTGCACCCGGACTGCGGTGACATGTTTGAGAATGGAAGTTTCCTGAGGAGACGGAAGCGCTTCAAGGTGCTGCGCGCTGAGCATATGGCCTGCAAGAGCTCCCCGATGATGCACTACtttcaccatcaccaccaccacccaggCGGCAAGCTGGGAACGGCATCCAGCCACCACGACCACTCAGCTGGCCCGGCAAGCACCGTGGGTCGGCTCCCTCACTTTCAGGGTTACGGGGGTATTACTTGCGCACAGCCCGGCGGGTTTAAACACCCATTCGCAATCGAGAACATTATAGGTCGGGACTACAAAGGTGTGATGGCCAGCGGGCTCCCCCTCACATCAGTCATGCACCACCTGGGTTACCCGGTGCCACCGCAACTCAGCAGCGTGGTCAACTCCATGTGGCCGCACGTCGGGATGCTGTCGGAGTCCATGGGTGGTGTGCCCGTGCCCGCATCATCAGAGTACGCGCCCTTCAGCATGTCAGCAAAGGGCCTGTACCACAATGCCAACGGGCAAACCCTGCCTGCCGTCCCCGTGCCAATAAAACCCACCCCATCCCTGGGTCCCGTGCCCGGTCTGACGGGGCTGCAGTCCGGCCCGACCCAGCTCTGCTCACCAGCGTCAGTAATGGAGAAAAGTGATCTGCTAGAGGGGAAAGGAAACCCTCTACACCCGGCACTCCTGCTGTCCTAA